The Panicum virgatum strain AP13 chromosome 3N, P.virgatum_v5, whole genome shotgun sequence genome includes the window ttaaaataactcTAATTAGTCCGTGCGGAAGCATGGGTTGATAGGCTATAATTTCAGTTGTCTCTGAGGCGAGACTTTGTGATTAACGCATACTGGAGCTTAGCATGCGTGCATTCATTATTGCCTATTGGCGACATTGCCGAACACAAAGTATCCGGCCGGTGTGCTATTTCCATGAAACATAATTCCCGATACTGCAAGACATAATTGATCCTTCTCAAGTGGGAAATTTTGTATCACGGCAAGATACAAAATTTGTAAGAACAAAAAAGATGTGCATAACATGTTACGTGAGAGCATCGATGATATCAGTGCGCCTTTCCTCTTGGGTGAGTTTTATATGAATGAAAACTGAATCTCTGCTAAACGTACTGCATCCAACAGTAAACGTTAACACCAGCTCGCCTAGCTGAACCAATGACACGAACCATTAAAACTTGATGGCATACATTCAAGTGCCAGGTAGGGTAATATCTGTAACTCGTACATCACACTAAACCACAACACACTAACATTTCAACTGTCTGAACCTAACATTCCTGGTTTATCTTATCCTGTCGAAGCAGGAGCAGTTCTTCAGCAGCTTCTGTCATCTCCAGCGTCAGACATGCATCTTGCTGCAGGTTCAGACTTGGGCATCTCTGCTTCCGAGCCGGCCTCCATCTGCATGCATTATTACTTGCCTCTTTTCATTAATGAAATGAGCGATGTCACGagctttttgtttgtttgcttTCCTCTTGAAAGGCCTTGGAACCGGACGCACGCTGTTAATAACAAGGAGGGAAATAGTTAGCAGTGAAGATAATTCCATTTTGCATGCGAACTTAACCCAGTTGAAATGGAAGCTAGCTAGCACATGCAGTAACAAACAGAAGAATGCACGCATGGTAGGACAAGATAAATAATTGAAATACGCACCCAGCGAGGTTAATTTGGCAATGGTTGGGGGCGTGGCGATTCCGGGGCGGGTGCAGCTTTCCTTTGAGCTCAGGGCACTCGAGGGCCTGATCCTTGAGCCTCTCCGCGGCTTTGTCCCAGACCTGCACCCAAGTTGTGGGTGGGCGCTGCGGCGTCAAGTCTTGTTGGAAGAGCAATTCGCAGAGCTCTGCCGAGCGGGAATACTTGGGATCGCGGGAGCGGATGAGCGAGAACAGGCCTTTGGGATGACTCCCAGGCTTCGCAACCTTGCTGAGCGCGCGGCACAAGTCGAGGCAGCACAGGAAAGTGCAGGCCTCAAGGGAGCGCAGGTGGCCATCAGGGGAGGGCTCGAAGAAGAAGGCGACGTAGGAGATGAGGTCGTCCCAGCGCGAGTTCCTGGCCAGGTCCTGCAGGTGCGAGACGTCGAAGAACACCGCCGTCTCCCTCTCCAGCTCGTGGGCGGCGCCTTCCAGGTGGTAGCGTTTCAGGTAGGAGAGGATGCGGCGGGCGCACATCCTCTTGCCGAACCCGACGGAGGTGTCCCAAGACAGCATGGTGGCCGGCGCGGGACTGGTGGATCGGAGGTCTGCTCTGGTCTTTAATTTCCCCGGCGGCCTGCAGGAACACTCGATCGCGCAGGTAGCTATCTAGTCGATCCGATCGATGGAAATTATTCTACGACGGAGCTGATGATGCATGAGCCCCCCTTCCCCCTCCTCGATTTCTCTATATACTACTCCCCGCGTGGCAGGGCCCGATCGAGCAACCTGCAGAACCCTCCTCCGACTCGGAAGTCGGAACGGATCGGATCCCTTAATTTGTTTTCTTGGTCCGCTTCGATCAATTCCGACGCCCGCTGCTTTTTGATTCCGAATCGAATCGGTGAAGGGCGCGGGCGCAGGGCAGAACGGCATTGGCAGGCACCTTCTTCCTCTAGGTGATTGCGTATCCGACCGCACCGTGTGGCAGGAAAAGCAGCGGCCTCGCTTCTCTGCGACTGGCACTCATCAGCTCAACCTTGGAGCCCAAATTATCCATAAGCAAGCTTCGTTCCTAGCTAACAATAAAtggtaattatgattttatttttataaaaaaatttacttTTCCCTCTTTGAATTGTTAGCCTAAGGAAGGAAAACACGCAATTGATGCAATGCATTAGTGAACTGCAACAGAGATTACAAGCATACACACCAACAAGTTAACAAGATCGATGAGGAACCACATGCAGAAAGCCAGAAATTAAAGTGTAGGCATGACTGATGATGAAGTGCAAACATTTAGGAAAGAAATATTGAAGACGCTATGATGCTCGATCACAAATCATGCAGTGAAGTTGCAGATTCAAAGGATTccacaaaaagaaaaggaaaaaggttgCAGATTCACAGGTCCTATTCACCATTTGGCCGTAGCATGCGAAAATTACAGCTGGCAGAGCATGCAAGAACTTACTAACACCGATCGATTGACCCATGTTAATTGGCTCCTAGTTCTAGAATCCTATACTAGTACTATATGGTAAGTATCAGTGATGGAGTTACGGGCGCGCACTGACGATGCTAAGTAGTAGTACCAGTCCGATCGATCCGTCCACAACATACATGTTACTTCTCGGGTATTTCATCCAAGCGCTTGAGGGTGCAGGGCAGAACGGCGGGGCAGCCACGGATACCTTTGAGGTGCCTGCGTATCACGCCGATGCTACCTCGAAACACCTTATGGCAGGAGAAGCAGCGGAAGGCTTTGCCGTTGAGGTTCtcggccaactgccagagcggGCTCGTCGGTCCTCTGCCATGGCCACGCCGCTCAACCTGGGGCCTGATCCATCGAGAtgatgcatcatgcatgcaaaAGCAAAACGTACGTCGTACGCATATGATCAGATCAGAATCCATGCATGCATTTTATACGCATCATCATATCCCACTCCCACCACATAATTATATTACCTGAGCCGGGGAAAGTACAGGAACATGTAGTCCTTGATCTCCATGACTGCCTTTTGAGCTTCGCTCTCGCCCGGATTGCTGCTGATCAAATATGACGGATTAgtcaatatatatgtgtatattgaTTCATGTCATATATATCAACAATCAGAGAGTGAGAGCTGAgactatatatatttaatttttaggACAACTTAACGTAtcaaatatatataataatgcatgcatgcaagttAGTATTCTATCTAGCTCATCATAATAAAACGATCGAATTGAGTGAACTAACGCACAGTGCAGAAGGTTGCTGATGGCCATCACTAATGATCTGTTCCAGTTCAGTGAATCGGCTCTGGAGCCACCGGCGATCTTGTGGAACAGCGTCCCAGAGCGGCTTGACGTGCTCTTCGAAGTGGCGACGTGCAGCGAcacggccgctgccgtccttcCCAGCAGCAATCAGCTCCAGAACGTGTTGTCGGTGAGGCGAGAGGAAGAGCTCGGCATGCACCTTGACAAGGCCGTCCGGCAGCAGTGTGCCATCATCGGCATATGCACATTCAGGAACAGGCACCAAGACGGAGTCATTGGCATGATACTCCACGCAGTCCTTGAGATACTTAGCCAGAGTCATCCATTTCCCTGCATCTTCCAGTTGCACCAACCGATCCACCTTCTGCGGTTCAAACAACGCCAGGACGGCCTCCAGCTCCGCCACAAGCTCTGCCTCCTCCGCGTCCAGCTGCTCCTCCATGGTCACTGACATGCTGCCATGCATGCGCATCATCAGTATTATATTGCTTGATTCATCAATTGCGAAAGCCGGTTAATTCAAATAACTCCTCCTGGAGTAATTATTAACTGCTGAAATAGTGCTACTTACCCGCCAGGGGAAGAGGATTCCTTCTCAGCAGAGACCAATGGATCAGAAGCTGCAGCTGCCGGCATCCTATATGCATGGTTGCTAGTCAGGAAATGGATCAATAGACTACTATAGTACTATTGTACTATATGCTTTCATCATCTcacatacatgcatgcatgatataCTGTTGTAGAGAAGGGATTATTTATCTGCAAGAAATTTAAATAAGCAGTAGCTAGTTAGATACTCCTCAATCCTCATTACTGTATGTATACTCCATGTGTGGACTCCAGCAGGCAGATGATGAGAGGACTATGCATGTACGACGACGCTTAATAACCAACCATTATATAAACCAACATAAAAACTTACGTGGTGATCTCGGCTTCCAAACTTGCCATTATCTCCGCCAGCCTGCCGGGATAGGTCATGCTCAACCTGCATCATCATGTCCAGGACAGGACATACAGCcatcaacacacacacacacacacacacacacacacacacacaaaatgaAACTCCATCGATCGGCTCGTTGTGCTGAATCAAGCAGGCAATAAGATCAGGACGCAGCTAACAACTCACACTTCGTCATTGTCGTCGTCACCGAACAGGTGATGTTTCGCATACCGCTTCATTATTTTGACGCACGCCTTGACACTTAACTGAGAATGCTCCAGCCCATGCAAGGTGCTTGGTGCCGCTGTTGACGGCGGTTCTCTGTTCAGTTCACCGGTGCCACTTAGTTACATGCATATCgagatgtatatatataatatcaCAACTAGTTCATATATAAGACTACTTTTTTTAGGGATATATAAGACTACATTGTTGTTTGCAGACAACTAAACCAACCAAATTACGGCACTTTATTTATTAGATGGATGCAGTATGCATGTTTAATTATGTCATGCAGCTAGCTACATACCGGATCTGATGGCTCGTTTAGTCATCCATCAGTGCAGACAAATTAATAATCACCATTCTAATTACTGATGACCGAAACCAGTTAGTTGATGATGATTAGTCGATATATATGAATAATAGGTTGTAGAAAAACAGAGGAGTATGCATGATAGTACTCGATCAGTCAATCTTATATGGAGTAGTAGTCGTGTAAACCATTAAACCATCCAACGTACATGATCTTGTCAGTTTCCGTTGTTTCCAAACGCTTCGCCATTTGGTCCACCGCCTCAGGGGTTACGTTCGTCCTGCATCATATCATATATCCACCAGGAAGGCAGGAGTGCATTATATATGTTGATCCTTCATCTAATAATATATTCCAGTAATATATAATATATGTGCTAGCTCTCGATCGCTTCGCAGTTCAGTAGCGTCGCATGCATCAGTACATGCATCAATGTATGTATGTGTCAGCAATGCAAGTAGTAGTGCACATATGGAATACATAAGTAAAGAGTACATGTATGTTTGCGGGCCAGACAAATAAACCAAGCAAATTACTCTAGTTAATTATCATATCATGCAGGTAGCGGTTACCGTATATGAAGCTACAATGAATCAGATGAATAATCACGCTGATGGATGGAAGCCAGTTAGTCCGATATGCACAATTGGCTGAAGAAAGACACAAATTAAAGCAGCAGGATGGGTTAGACTGGAACGCGCACGAGATTACTAGAGGCACAATAGCTTGGTCCGTTCCGGCCAGTAATAAACAACGTAATTGAACTATGTATCTGTCGCACACATGCATGCGTATATAACTAGATGGAAAGCAAGCAAGCGCGCTGGATGGATGGAACGATCCTCGACCGATGACCAGCCGCAAAGCAATGGAACAAGTAACACAATTAACTACACCGTACCATGGTCGTTCGATTCGATCTAGTATATTCTAGCGCCACCACTAGTAACTAGTTCATACTACATGGCATGCTGTGTTGTACCCCAATCCGATCCGATGGATTCGCCGCACTTCACTGCACTGCATCGATTCAGTGATATGGGCATGCCGCTATGATCGATGGAGATGGATTCAGCAGGCGGGCGGATTTAGGTGAGAGACGCATGCTACGCAGCAGCCGGACCCAAAACCCCCCAAATCAAATCCCCAATGCAGACACGATCAGCATGCAGCGGAAGCAACCAGAAAGCAGAGGATGGGAGGAAATGCAAGCGGACCGGAGCCATCAGAAGCAGAGCAATCAAGCAAAAGCCACGCGAGCAGAGCAGGCGGTTTGGCCGGGAGATGCATGTTATGCagaagcagaagcagcagcagcaggacccAACCCAACCCCGAAATCAAATCCCCAATGCAGCAACAACCAGCAGGCAGCGGAAGCAACCAGagagcggagcggagcagaggaTGGGAGGAAATGCAAGCGAAGCAGAGCCATCGGAAGCACAGCAATCAAGCAAAAGCACGCGAGCAGAGCAGTCGCGATGGGATGGGCGCACGCACCGCACGTCGTCGTCATCGGGGGGAGGAGGACCCGCCGCCGTGGGGTTGTTGGTGGAGCGGGAGCCCCCAGGTGCTGCCGAgatgggggcgggggcgggggtggggccggccgaggACGACGCGTCGctgtcgccggccatggcgacgcGGCGAGGCGACGAGCGTTGCTGCCCCTGCcttttttgaaaaagttttgTTGTGGACGAACAACTGAGACGAGACGAAAGCGAGACCCCTTTCCTTTCCGGTGGATTAATATTTATTCTGTTATATAAATTGCGTTGGCGAGGCCTGTTATATAAATTGCGTTGGCGAGGCGAGGATCGATCTGCGTGGAGGACATCAGGATGCCGTGGAGAAGTTTACCGCCTTTCCCCTGCTCTGATGTCTGCCAGCGTGAATTGTCCCGCCCCTCCGCGCTGCCGTGTATTTTCGCATGGTTTTTCAATCAATTCGAAAACACACTTATACTGTTATACATGCAAATATGCTTTCTATTGGCTCTCGCGTGTGGCCCATCCCAAACAATTTGGGCCTCAACTATAGTTGGCCAAACGGGCCGCACGGCACGGGGACGAACACGGTGGAGCACGGCACAGCGGGGCACGGCGACACTGTTGTACCGTGCCATGTAGTGCCGCCGTGCCGAGGCCGTGCCCTGGGTACGGCACTAAGGGGGCTtcaccgtgccgtgccgtgccgtgccgcggTGACGCACCATGCCCATGCCTGCTCGACGCGGTCGCGATTGAGAAAGGAGGAGAGCTCGAGGTCGAGGAAGCCGGCAAGCCGCTGGCCGCGCGAGCGCCACCGCGGACCAGGCCGCTcgagcgccgccgaccgccgcgggcgccgtcgGAGCGGCTGAGTTGAGTGtggtgcggcgccggcgggagggAGCCTAGGAGATGAGCCTGTGAGGGCGCCAGCGTGAGGGAGTCTGAGGAGTCGGGAGGGAGCCTGGGAGATGATTTTATTAGTAGGGTTTCGATCCAACGACTATAAATCATCCAAAGATATTCAACGGTAGTAAATTATTGAGCCGCATCGTGCCGGCCCATTAACCGGGCCGTGCCCGTGCTAGTGCCGCGGGCCGCTTcgccggcccaagcacggcccggcGCCTGGCACGGGCATAGCACGGGCTCGAATGGCCACGGGTCGGGCCGTTCTCGagccgtgcccgtgccggcccaGCGGACTCGGCCCAGTTGGCCAACTGTAGTCTCAACTTGTCAACCAAATTCCTATTAGTGGGTATCTCTCGTGCGCTTTGTAGTTGCTCCATAGTCTGCCGATGATAAAAGTAGCGCGCACGACGGAATCGAATTCGTTGCCGAAGCACGCGCGTGAATAAAGACCAATCACGGAGGGAGAGCTCTTCCGCGACCCGCTGACGGCGGCGCTTGGAGACGAGCCGGATCGTGATTCCCCCGTGGCGAGTCGCCAGATGCGGACGGCGATCTTCTGGCGGATGGGGATGGCGACGCGGAGCGCGGTGTCCTCCTTGGTGATGGCGGCGCCCACCAGTCGCTCGATCTATCCCTCGACCACTCTAGTGTAAGTTTTATTTCGTATTACTTGGCTCCACTGAAACAAATTGTTGCGATTCCATTGAATCAAATTGTTGTAGTTAGAACCAATTAGTATCAATTAGATAGCTAAGGCTTTGCATGCCGGCAACAATTTCATGTGGTTTGCTCTGCCTGACCGAGTAGAGTagcgagtttttttttctattgcAATATGCCATCAATTTCGCtgattttttcttttgttcataATAGACAATCACGGCAATTCATAACCTATTAAAGATATGGTCCCTTGCTTCCCATTTCTGTTGGCCTTTGTTTGGAAATTATGGCTACAATTACCATAGTGAAATACTGCCTCCTCACTGTACGAACTTCGAATCATCCATGTCACAATAATTGAAGTATAAACCCCCAAACTTGCACTTTGGTGTTTTCTTGGTGAGTCTTGTTCTCCATAATATATCACATAAAGGTTCAGAAGCTTTGCATTGAGTACAAGCTTATTTTAAAGCAGATACAGTTAGCCCTTCGCCTTCATAAAGGCTATGGGCATATCTAAACAAAAACAAGCACaaggaagaaaagagagagaaaaaagcaTGAATGGGTATATCTACGGTGAAATTCCTACAGTAGCTTGAAGTCGTCTTGGCATTGGCGGCATGTCAATTTCTAATAAACCCTCGAGAATTTGTACTACTACACCCATTGTTGGCCGATTCGATTCATTGTCCTGAATACACCAGCAAGCCACCTTGCAGACTCTTTGACAATCCAACAAACTCCCAACATCTCCGACGGCAATTTTACTTGCAACCTCCACTGGGAAATATTCAACTTCATCACTAGTATTTCCATTACATGATGAGTTCCTCTTTCCTGATATCATTTCAATCAACATCATCCCGTAGCTGTAGACATCCACCTTTGTTGTAATGGCAACTCCGCTGATCCATTCAGGTGCAAGATACCCTATGGTTCCTCTCAAAGTAGTCAGAACTTTGCTAAAATCCCTTCCTAAAAACTTTGCCATCCCAAAGTCTGCAATTTTAGGTATGAATGATGCATCAAGAAGTATATTCTCTGGCTTAATATCACAGTGTATGATGCAATCCCTGCAGCTCTCGTGCAAGTATGCCAAACCTCTTGCTACTCCAAGAGCTATCTGGTAACGGGTACTCCAATTTAGGACCATGGAATGGCTACAAAAAAGGTGTGCATCAAGAGAGCGATTTGGCATATGTTCATATACAAGCAACCTCCTATCACTTTCACTGCAGAAGCCAATTAGCTTAACCAAATTGATATGCTGGATGATTCCAATGGAACTCACTTCAGCCCTAAATTGCTTCTCTCCTTGGCGTACACCATCAAGTCTCTTTACTGCAATAGCTGTCGAGTCAGTTAAGAAGCCTTTGAACACAGACCCAAAACCTCCACCTCCTATTCTCTCTGAGAAATTTTTAGTTGCTTTTTGAAGATCCATGTATCTAAAAGCAACAATTCCATTTCCACCTTGAGCATCATCGGGTATGCTAAAAGATTGTTTCATCTTATTTCTCCACATCAGTAGAGACCATGAGAAAAAAGCTGCTATTACAGCCAAACCTACGAGACTTGCAGCAGTAACAACCCCAATGATCATTccctttctcttcatatttCTCCAGCTTTCTGCATCTTTGGCAGCGATGCGAAGGTACAGGATTTCCCCATCACTGGTTGTTCCATCAGTGTAGCATCTGGTGTTTAGCAAGTCCTTATACCATAGGGAGCACCTATTGCCACTAGAATAGGAATATGCAGTGCATAAGCAATTATTCAGGCATGCTTGTGCGCATTGGTCTGCACTGCCAATTGATGCAATAACGTTGGCTTCTGCAGGCAATGAAACTCCAGGCAAGGAGTAGAACTTATCTGTTGTTGCAGTTATGCTTTTGTTCATGGTACTGCAATCTAATGGCGTATTCCTTATGCATCCACCGGCTCGGTCTCTTTGCTCCCATTCCTTAGGCGATCTTACTGAGAATCCCGTCATGCAGTCACAGGGTGGCAGTGTGTTGCTGTAGCATATAGTGAATGGCCCACAAGTAGCATATACATCACACTCATCTTGAGGTTGGACGAAGATTAGTTTCAATTCTTGCGCGTCCTCAACCGAGACGAGCAGCTTGTACTGGCCAGATATGTCCAAAAGGCTAACagcaatcatattttcatctaaCACTTTGTATTGGAAGTACTCCTCTTTGTCGTCGTTGATAAACTTCTCCTCAAACAGATGTTTTCCTGATAATTCTGGCACTAAGTTGAAGTCTTGCTCATTCCATAGCAACCTAGACCAATACATAATGGATGTGTTGCACAGTTTGAACACAAATTGGGCAGCACCGGAAGGGTCTAGTTCTAGGCAATAGCGCCCACTAGATGGGTCTATCAAGCTCCTCTTCGAAACAAGTTGGCGGTTTAAACCGGTGATCTTGTCTAGTCCAAGCTTCGCACCAGCGGCCAAGATGTCAGTAGGGTAATCAAAGCTCTGCCATAAGACAGTGGAGGAGTTGGATGCGTCCCTTAAGACGAGGTTCCCATTGTCCAGGAGCACGGGCGTAGTGTTCTTGGCCGTGATACCAGCACGGGTCGACCAAACCATCGATTTGGTGGCCTCGTTGAAGACGGCAAGGTTGCCGTCTTGGGAGATTGCGAGCTTTGACATTCTGTGAGGGCCTACAACTGGGCTCTCCCTATTTCCTACCCATATCGGAGTTAACTGCGAAACCTTGTTGAACCATATGCCTAGGTACCAGCGCTTGGAAGAGGGCATGCTGCCCGGCGGGTTGAAGAAGCCGAGCGCGTACCTGCCGTTGCTTGAGACGAGCTTGGCATCGCCGACGAGCACCTCACCGGCTGAAATGGAATCCGTTGTTGCAGAGTATACAGGAGCATGCAGAGCTTGAAAGAGATACATGAGGAGAACGAAGGCAAGAGGCATGGCTGATGAAGAGAACGCAGGGAATTCTGGTTTGATGCTGGCTGATGCTTAGGAGTTAGAGCAATCGAACCTAACATTGGAGAATGGAGATGGAGGGAACTAGTTTTTTCCCATATATTGCACCACTAGTAATAGTAGCATAATAACGGTCAGTCCACGGCGAGGGCGACGTTATGACTTGCTGCCGAGATCGAGCTGGGTCACTTGATTGATTTGAtgacctatatatatatatatatatatattcagcgTTGAACCCTGTTTTGTATACATCGTCGATACttaccttttttattttttgaaagatGATCTTCCTTGCCCGTCGTAGTGacatctttca containing:
- the LOC120665146 gene encoding G-type lectin S-receptor-like serine/threonine-protein kinase At2g19130 — protein: MPLAFVLLMYLFQALHAPVYSATTDSISAGEVLVGDAKLVSSNGRYALGFFNPPGSMPSSKRWYLGIWFNKVSQLTPIWVGNRESPVVGPHRMSKLAISQDGNLAVFNEATKSMVWSTRAGITAKNTTPVLLDNGNLVLRDASNSSTVLWQSFDYPTDILAAGAKLGLDKITGLNRQLVSKRSLIDPSSGRYCLELDPSGAAQFVFKLCNTSIMYWSRLLWNEQDFNLVPELSGKHLFEEKFINDDKEEYFQYKVLDENMIAVSLLDISGQYKLLVSVEDAQELKLIFVQPQDECDVYATCGPFTICYSNTLPPCDCMTGFSVRSPKEWEQRDRAGGCIRNTPLDCSTMNKSITATTDKFYSLPGVSLPAEANVIASIGSADQCAQACLNNCLCTAYSYSSGNRCSLWYKDLLNTRCYTDGTTSDGEILYLRIAAKDAESWRNMKRKGMIIGVVTAASLVGLAVIAAFFSWSLLMWRNKMKQSFSIPDDAQGGNGIVAFRYMDLQKATKNFSERIGGGGFGSVFKGFLTDSTAIAVKRLDGVRQGEKQFRAEVSSIGIIQHINLVKLIGFCSESDRRLLVYEHMPNRSLDAHLFCSHSMVLNWSTRYQIALGVARGLAYLHESCRDCIIHCDIKPENILLDASFIPKIADFGMAKFLGRDFSKVLTTLRGTIGYLAPEWISGVAITTKVDVYSYGMMLIEMISGKRNSSCNGNTSDEVEYFPVEVASKIAVGDVGSLLDCQRVCKVACWCIQDNESNRPTMGVVVQILEGLLEIDMPPMPRRLQATVGISP